The proteins below are encoded in one region of Rana temporaria chromosome 2, aRanTem1.1, whole genome shotgun sequence:
- the LOC120928314 gene encoding probable helicase senataxin encodes MATKQSGHKLGDQTSLPGQMNRTEKMERPKQQEPQRLEIMDVEKGYMGSSETKDTETNDHPVAGLVPQSNLQENVNAQPTMPCTHYDHKDDDDLFLAQADPIDMDLCSQLETDIHVGKPQHMCSSSAVDHSTSVPQQMDVSKCRFQDCTEFVTVSGDKCPIHSAAEKKEDHMFARPGLPPSLQKLSRPSTAKVYSSGTTSRTASLTKDLESLPKHLPTAKAKSQSLKPSVPRPTVQPPAQNKTPVYPSTSNVLKPLINQNNIPIQCSSKSVQGTRMNHAAIRTPQLPLLKVPLRFSDYEEYFSVFCPLMLLNTFESVRDFVFFIQ; translated from the coding sequence ATGGCAACAAAGCAAAGTGGACACAAGCTAGGGGATCAGACTTCTCTTCCAGGTCAGATGAACAGAACCGAGAAAATGGAGAGGCCAAAACAGCAAGAACCCCAGAGACTGGAGATTATGGATGTAGAAAAAGGGTATATGGGCAGTTCTGAAACGAAAGATACTGAAACGAATGACCATCCTGTTGCCGGGTTAGTGCCACAGTCAAATTTGCAAGAGAATGTCAATGCTCAGCCTACCATGCCATGTACTCATTATGATCATAAAGATGATGATGACTTGTTTTTAGCACAGGCTGATCCAATTGATATGGATTTGTGCTCACAGTTGGAGACTGATATACATGTAGGCAAACCTCAACATATGTGTTCGTCCAGTGCGGTTGATCATTCGACATCGGTTCCCCAGCAAATGGATGTATCAAAGTGTCGTTTTCAGGACTGCACCGAGTTTGTCACAGTTTCTGGTGATAAGTGTCCTATACATTCTGCTGCTGAGAAAAAAGAGGATCACATGTTTGCCCGCCCTGGTTTGCCTCCTTCTCTTCAAAAACTATCCAGACCTTCCACTGCTAAAGTTTATAGTTCTGGGACAACCTCTCGAACTGCTAGCCTTACAAAAGATCTTGAAAGTCTCCCAAAGCACCTACCTACTGCAAAAGCTAAATCTCAGTCTCTAAAACCATCAGTGCCTAGACCAACTGTGCAACCTCCTGCCCAAAACAAGACCCCAGTGTATCCGAGTACAAGCAATGTGCTCAAACCTCTGATCAACCAAAACAACATCCCCATACAGTGCAGTTCTAAATCTGTTCAAGGGACCAGAATGAATCATGCTGCAATCCGAACACCACAGTTGCCATTGTTAAAAGTACCGCTCAGGTTTTCAGATTACGAAGAGTACTTCAGTGTCTTTTGCCCATTGATGCTTCTGAACACGTTTGAATCGGTAagagattttgtattttttatacaaTAA
- the LOC120927219 gene encoding probable helicase senataxin, whose translation MNRDYTAEVAQMKDSSFSVDSNQQGSDVPEYSLKRNVKGATRAIGDDDISSKAKSDHIITISDDTDPEEPVCRSISIQKQDTGQDTSEKPIQRPDQVKSEPGNPSFEEYDSQCFEFETEGDIYSVWSDSQLEETKPNIQENKSSRPETNNIEDFDQNNDLNQWGYDTDYVSDDIIKNAAKDADQQFKLSTTTANTPSRKDHGVN comes from the coding sequence ATGAATCGCGATTACACAgcagaggtggcacagatgaaagATTCAAGTTTTTCTGTTGATTCAAATCAGCAGGGGTCTGATGTACCAGAGTATTCTCTAAAGAGGAATGTTAAAGGGGCAACTAGAGCTATTGGGGATGATGATATTTCCTCCAAAGCAAAATCTGATCATATTATAACAATCTCGGATGACACTGACCCAGAAGAACCGGTTTGCAGATCTATTTCAATACAAAAGCAGGACACTGGTCAAGATACTTCAGAAAAACCAATACAGAGACCAGATCAAGTCAAGTCTGAGCCTGGCAATCCAAGCTTTGAGGAGTATGATTCACAATGTTTTGAATTTGAAACCGAGGGTGATATATATTCTGTGTGGAGTGACTCACAGTTGGAGGAGACGAAGCCTAATATTCAAGAAAATAAATCCTCAAGGCCAGAGACCAACAATATTGAGGACTTTGACCAAAACAATGATCTCAATCAGTGGGGGTATGACACCGACTATGTTTCTGATGATATAATAAAGAATGCAGCTAAAGATGCAGACCAGCAATTTAAACTATCAACCACTACTGCAAACACTCCATCTAGAAAAGATCATGGTGTTAATTAA